Proteins found in one Populus alba chromosome 14, ASM523922v2, whole genome shotgun sequence genomic segment:
- the LOC118041912 gene encoding uncharacterized protein — MDDYFSSILEFFPLLMEQGFKFQPTNEELLSKYLVPKTRGDIMGCFPMAVVNLCEHEPWDLPGRSIIKFAGQVTWYFLCPRDLRGKVQRRKTKAGYWKSTCRPKSITAEGTKKKIGVMRTLRFYENEVRTGWMMYELDLIANSSQFKKGQYVLCKLEFNSKGEKSKEGEQSHHIAPVSHSEVEPSQGMDSDSENINQSEMAMKYSPCDESELSHHAGSHFGNQNPSELINNSARQLSELSHHMASEFRNQNSKNLTPSLVYDGSGLSHSTVNFEDRYWNQPTVDPAYNGSESPYMAFDSENKNPNELLTFDNLYWNQPTVDPDYNGSESPYMAFDSENKNPNELLTFDNSASNVSKNHGMAFGLANHNPNGSLTVDNSTSNVSESHHTALGLENQNLNNSISILTCENSLMASRGLETQEPPSPPYSFINQSTYNKSESSSLMDFDFENQNLVKEFDISAFGDGVWSNTTATPPDFGNQNPSKKTDMSTLEEGYSSYSKSSFPDNDLADVALLEIIPELLAEIEGCLEQENSPNPALVQLPACMEERRSFMGF, encoded by the exons ATGGACGACTATTTCTCATCAA tcCTGGAATTCTTCCCGCTATTAATGGAACAAGGATTCAAATTTCAGCCAACCAATGAAGAATTATTAAGCAAGTATCTGGTGCCGAAAACCCGTGGTGATATCATGGGATGCTTTCCCATGGCAGTCGTTAACCTTTGCGAGCATGAGCCATGGGATCTACCTG GTAGATCCATTATAAAGTTTGCTGGTCAAGTAACGTGGTATTTCTTATGCCCTCGCGATCTTAGGGGCAAAGTTCAACGCAGAAAAACCAAGGCCGGATACTGGAAATCGACCTGCCGGCCAAAGTCAATAACGGCTGAGGGTACTAAGAAAAAGATTGGGGTAATGAGGACTTTGAGATTCTATGAAAACGAAGTGAGGACTGGTTGGATGATGTACGAATTAGACCTCATCGCCAATTCTAGCCAGTTTAAAAAG GGGCAATATGTTCTCTGTAAACTGGAATTTAATTCAAAAGGAGAGAAGAGCAAGGAAGGTGAACAAAGTCACCATATAGCTCCAGTCTCCCATTCTGAAGTTGAACCAAGTCAGGGTATGGATTCTGATTCTGAAAATATAAACCAAAGTGAGATGGCTATGAAATATTCACCTTGTGATGAAAGTGAATTAAGCCATCATGCGGGTTCCCATtttggaaatcaaaatccaagtgAGCTGATAAATAATTCAGCTCGCCAACTTAGTGAGTTAAGCCACCATATGGCTTCTGAGTTTAGAAACCAAAACTCAAAAAACCTAACGCCTAGTTTAGTTTATGATGGAAGTGGGTTAAGCCACTCCACGGTTAATTTTGAAGATCGATACTGGAATCAGCCTACAGTTGATCCAGCTTATAATGGAAGCGAAAGCCCTTACATGGCTTTCGattctgaaaataaaaacccaaatgAGCTGCTTACCTTTGATAATCTATACTGGAATCAGCCTACAGTTGATCCAGATTATAATGGAAGCGAAAGCCCTTACATGGCTTTCGattctgaaaataaaaacccaaatgAGCTGCTTACCTTTGATAATTCAGCTTCTAATGTCAGCAAAAACCATGGCATGGCTTTTGGTTTGGCAAATCATAACCCGAATGGGTCACTGACAGTTGATAATTCAACTTCTAATGTCAGTGAAAGTCATCATACGGCTTTAGGTTtggaaaatcaaaatctaaacaATAGCATTTCTATATTAACTTGTGAGAATTCTTTAATGGCTTCTCGTGGTTTGGAAACTCAAGAACCACCCTCTCCACCTTATAGTTTTATAAACCAGTCAACGTATAATAAGAGTGAATCAAGTAGCCTaatggattttgattttgaaaatcaaaatctagTAAAGGAATTCGACATATCAGCCTTCGGTGACGGTGTATGGAGTAATACCACAGCAACTCCTCCGGATTTTGGAAATCAAAATCCTAGTAAGAAGACTGATATGTCAACCCTTGAAGAAGGTTATTCGAGTTACTCTAAGTCCTCTTTTCCGGATAATGATCTAGCTGATGTTGCGCTTCTAGAG ATAATCCCTGAACTACTAGCAGAGATAGAAGGGTGTTTGGAGCAAGAAAACAGCCCCAACCCTGCACTTGTCCAGCTTCCTGCGTGCATGGAGGAAAGGCGCTCCTTCATGGGCTTTTGA
- the LOC118041911 gene encoding protein NTM1-like 9: MTSSTVPFPSAPKGYGFHPTDEELINHFLKLKMMGGYDHEVAIIAEVNVCNCEPWELPGLSEIQSNDTVWYFFSPRNYKHSNRKQAKRTTKAGYWKLTGKDRIIRAMSTGEEIAKKKSLVFYKGRVPNGVRTSWIMHEYNPTFNFHNQKDFVLCKLKKNSDDKLTCEEGGSSSNMASDFPNNVTEEDHLEEFLGVDDVRILACKPDKIKGKE, encoded by the exons ATGACAAGCTCAACAGTACCTTTTCCATCTGCCCCAAAAGGCTATGGATTCCATCCAACCGATGAAGAATTAATCAACCATTTCCTGAAGTTAAAAATGATGGGTGGCTATGATCACGAAGTCGCCATAATTGCCGAGGTTAATGTGTGCAATTGTGAGCCTTGGGAATTGCCTG GGCTTTCAGAAATTCAGTCAAATGATACAGTTTGGTACTTCTTTTCTCCTCGCAATTACAAGCACTCCAATCGTAAGCAGGCTAAAAGGACTACCAAGGCAGGATACTGGAAACTCACTGGCAAAGATCGCATAATCAGGGCTATGAGCACCGGGGAGgaaattgctaaaaaaaagtCTCTGGTTTTCTATAAGGGTCGTGTTCCTAATGGAGTCAGGACCAGTTGGATCATGCATGAATATAATCCGactttcaatttccataacCAG AAGGACTTCGTTCTCTGCAAACTGAAGAAAAATTCAGATGATAAGCTAACATGTGAAGAAGGTGGATCAAGCTCCAACATGGCTTCTGATTTTCCAAACAATGTGACTGAG GAAGATCATCTGGAAGAATTCCTCGGAGTTGATGatgttaggatactggcatgcaaacccgacaagataaaaggcaaagaatag